A portion of the Rhodococcus pseudokoreensis genome contains these proteins:
- the infC gene encoding translation initiation factor IF-3 — translation MPGVRAAGGLETRPFNLGGPISTETRINDRIRVPEVRLVGPGGEQVGIVRVEDALRLALEADLDLVEVAPDARPPVCKIMDYGKFKYEAAQKARESRKNQQLTVIKEQKLRPKIDDHDYETKKRNVVRFLEAGSKVKVTIMFRGREQSRPELGFRLLQRLGADVADLGFVETSAKQDGRNMTMVLAPHKGAKTRVKAQESAAAPPAQRATPAPAQAPATPAEQAGGTTPGEAPTS, via the coding sequence ATCCCGGGCGTACGGGCTGCTGGCGGTCTCGAGACAAGACCGTTCAACCTAGGAGGCCCCATCAGCACTGAGACCCGCATCAACGATCGCATCCGAGTTCCCGAGGTCCGCCTCGTCGGACCCGGAGGTGAACAGGTTGGCATCGTGCGTGTTGAAGATGCACTCCGCTTGGCCCTCGAGGCCGATCTCGACCTGGTCGAGGTGGCCCCCGACGCTCGCCCGCCGGTCTGCAAGATCATGGACTACGGCAAGTTCAAGTACGAGGCCGCGCAGAAGGCTCGTGAGTCGCGCAAGAACCAGCAACTCACGGTCATCAAGGAGCAGAAGCTCCGCCCCAAGATCGACGATCACGACTACGAGACCAAGAAGCGCAACGTCGTGCGCTTCCTCGAGGCCGGATCCAAGGTCAAGGTCACGATCATGTTCCGCGGACGCGAACAGTCGCGTCCGGAGCTCGGATTCCGGCTGCTGCAGCGTCTCGGTGCAGACGTCGCGGATCTCGGGTTCGTGGAGACGTCCGCCAAGCAGGACGGTCGAAACATGACGATGGTGCTCGCTCCGCACAAGGGCGCGAAGACCCGTGTCAAGGCGCAGGAGAGCGCCGCCGCGCCGCCGGCGCAGCGGGCAACTCCCGCTCCGGCACAGGCTCCGGCGACACCTGCGGAGCAGGCGGGCGGCACTACGCCCGGCGAAGCGCCGACCAGCTAG
- the rpmI gene encoding 50S ribosomal protein L35: MPKSKTHSGTAKRFKVSGSGKILRQKAGRRHLLEHKATKVTRRLDGVAVVSKADTPRIKRLLDI, encoded by the coding sequence ATGCCCAAGTCGAAGACCCACAGCGGCACCGCGAAGCGATTCAAGGTGTCCGGCAGCGGAAAGATCCTGCGCCAGAAGGCCGGTCGCCGCCACCTGCTCGAGCACAAGGCCACCAAGGTGACCCGTCGCCTCGATGGCGTGGCTGTCGTCAGCAAGGCTGACACTCCTCGCATCAAGCGCCTGCTCGACATCTGA
- the rplT gene encoding 50S ribosomal protein L20, translating into MARVKRAVNAQKKRRSILEASSGYRGQRSRLYRKAKEQQLHSLTYAYRDRRARKGDFRKLWITRINAAARANDITYNRLIQGLRLAEIEVDRKNLAELAVSDAAAFAGLVALAKAALPADVNAPAGEAA; encoded by the coding sequence GTGGCACGCGTAAAGAGGGCGGTAAACGCCCAGAAGAAGCGTCGTTCGATTCTCGAAGCCTCCAGCGGCTACCGCGGACAGCGCTCGCGCCTGTACCGCAAGGCCAAGGAACAGCAGCTTCACTCGCTGACCTACGCCTACCGTGACCGCCGTGCGCGCAAGGGCGACTTCCGCAAGCTGTGGATCACGCGTATCAACGCCGCTGCACGGGCGAACGACATCACGTACAACCGCCTGATCCAGGGTCTGCGTCTGGCCGAGATCGAGGTCGACCGCAAGAACCTGGCCGAGCTGGCCGTGTCCGACGCCGCCGCATTCGCCGGCCTCGTGGCCCTCGCCAAGGCAGCTCTCCCGGCTGACGTGAACGCTCCGGCCGGAGAAGCAGCCTGA
- a CDS encoding TrmH family RNA methyltransferase, producing MDPLTERTPRVVSAVKLLRTAERRKVGRFLVEGENSVGEALATHPVHDLFYTADAEQRYSTLIDRAHAAGVRTSLVTDRAVRALSDTVTPPGLVAVCDLLDVPLAEAMGPGTRLLAVPVAVAEPGNAGTVIRVADAVGADAAILAGDSVDPHNGKCVRASAGSLFHLPVVRERDTAAVLDSISAAGIQLLATAADGEVDLDDADELLARPTAWLFGNEAHGLDAATAARADHRVRIPIHGRAESLNLATAASICLYSSARVQNRKRTDS from the coding sequence GTGGACCCGCTCACCGAGCGCACCCCACGGGTCGTTTCTGCTGTCAAGCTGCTGCGCACCGCGGAACGCCGCAAGGTCGGGCGCTTCCTGGTGGAGGGGGAGAACTCCGTCGGCGAGGCACTCGCCACACACCCGGTGCACGACCTCTTCTACACCGCGGACGCGGAGCAGCGGTACTCGACGCTGATCGACCGGGCGCATGCCGCGGGTGTCCGCACGTCGCTGGTGACGGACCGGGCGGTCCGGGCGCTCAGCGACACGGTGACCCCGCCGGGTCTCGTCGCGGTGTGTGATCTCCTCGACGTTCCGCTGGCCGAGGCGATGGGTCCCGGAACCCGCCTGCTGGCTGTTCCGGTCGCGGTCGCGGAGCCGGGCAACGCCGGCACCGTCATCCGGGTCGCGGACGCGGTGGGCGCGGACGCGGCGATTCTCGCCGGCGACAGCGTCGACCCGCACAACGGAAAATGTGTCCGGGCGTCCGCCGGAAGTCTCTTCCACCTTCCGGTGGTGCGTGAACGGGACACGGCCGCGGTTCTCGACAGCATCAGCGCGGCGGGCATTCAGTTGCTCGCCACGGCGGCGGACGGCGAAGTCGATCTGGACGACGCCGACGAACTCCTGGCCCGCCCCACGGCGTGGCTGTTCGGCAACGAGGCCCACGGTCTCGACGCGGCCACCGCGGCGCGAGCGGACCACCGGGTGCGGATCCCGATCCACGGTCGAGCCGAGAGCCTCAACCTGGCGACGGCGGCGTCGATCTGCCTGTATTCGAGCGCGCGGGTCCAGAACCGCAAGCGAACCGACAGCTGA
- the pheS gene encoding phenylalanine--tRNA ligase subunit alpha: MAKKEGAASTGVEGGAVDASALTEDALTAAAESAEKAFASVADLDDLAKAKVEHMGDKSPIALARRGLGALPGKEKADAGKRVNVARTRISAAFDDRRAVLLAERDAAVLVAEAIDVTLPSQRQPVGARHPISIISEQVEDVFVAMGWEVAEGPEVETEHFNFDALNFLPDHPARTMQDTFHIAPEGSRQVLRTHTSPVQVRTMLSREVPIYVVCPGRTFRTDELDATHTPVFSQVEGLAVDKGLTMAHLRGTLDAFARALFGPDTRTRMRPNYFPFTEPSAEVDVWFPNKKGGAGWVEWGGCGMVNPNVLRASGIDPDVYTGFAFGMGLERTLQFRNGIPDMRDIVEGDVRFTLPFGVQG; encoded by the coding sequence GTGGCTAAAAAAGAGGGCGCTGCCTCCACGGGGGTCGAAGGCGGTGCGGTCGATGCGAGTGCGCTCACCGAGGACGCCCTGACTGCGGCGGCGGAGAGCGCCGAGAAGGCGTTCGCGTCGGTGGCGGATCTCGACGACCTCGCGAAGGCCAAGGTCGAGCACATGGGCGACAAGTCGCCGATCGCCCTCGCCCGCCGCGGACTGGGAGCCCTCCCGGGCAAGGAGAAGGCCGACGCGGGCAAGCGCGTGAACGTCGCCCGCACCCGGATCAGTGCGGCGTTCGACGATCGCCGCGCCGTGCTGCTCGCCGAGCGCGACGCCGCCGTTCTCGTGGCCGAGGCCATCGACGTGACGCTGCCGTCGCAGCGTCAGCCGGTGGGTGCCCGCCATCCGATCAGCATCATCTCCGAGCAGGTCGAGGACGTGTTCGTGGCCATGGGCTGGGAGGTCGCCGAGGGGCCGGAGGTCGAGACCGAGCACTTCAACTTCGATGCTCTGAACTTCCTGCCCGATCACCCCGCGCGGACGATGCAGGACACGTTCCACATCGCGCCGGAGGGCTCGCGACAGGTGCTCCGCACGCACACGTCGCCGGTACAGGTGCGCACGATGCTCTCGCGCGAGGTGCCGATCTACGTGGTCTGCCCCGGACGGACGTTCCGCACCGACGAACTCGACGCGACGCACACCCCCGTCTTCTCCCAGGTGGAGGGGCTCGCGGTCGACAAGGGCCTCACCATGGCTCATCTGCGCGGCACGCTCGACGCGTTCGCCCGCGCACTGTTCGGTCCCGACACCCGCACCCGGATGCGCCCGAACTACTTCCCGTTCACGGAACCGTCCGCCGAGGTGGACGTGTGGTTCCCGAACAAGAAGGGCGGCGCGGGCTGGGTCGAGTGGGGCGGCTGCGGAATGGTCAACCCGAATGTGTTGCGCGCCTCCGGAATCGACCCCGACGTGTACACCGGGTTCGCGTTCGGGATGGGGCTCGAGCGCACACTCCAGTTCCGGAACGGGATCCCGGACATGCGCGACATCGTCGAGGGCGACGTGCGTTTCACGCTGCCCTTCGGTGTCCAGGGCTGA
- the pheT gene encoding phenylalanine--tRNA ligase subunit beta — protein sequence MRVAQSWLTEILQRATPDWDVTAEELDAGFVRVGLEVEEVDRLEPVDGPLVVGKVLEITELTEFKKPIRFCKVDVGAAEPQGIVCGARNFAEGDLVVVALPGAVLPGGFAIASRKTYGQVSDGMICSVAELGIGKDHSGILVLEPGTALPGADANELMGLHDTVIELNITPDRGYCFSVRGLTRELACGFDLDFADPAAVAPSRSDGDAWPIRVEPESKATRFAARRVTGIDPNAVSPWWLQRRLLLSGVRPISPAVDVTNYVLLELGQPLHAFDAAKISGELVVRRAVAGEKLTTLDETERVLDPEDVVIADDSGVLSLAGIMGGASTEVGPGTTDILLEAATWDPLAVFKTARRHKLTSEAGKRFERVVDPEIPVAALDRAAALLVDIAGGRVESALTDIGAVTPHQPIHMDIDLPDRVAGVEYPTGTSARRLTQIGCTVEVGVSDSGHGQLVAAPPSWRPDLVQPADLVEEVLRLEGLEKIPSVLPAAPAGRGLTPTQRRKRAVGRALAFSGYVEILPPVFLPTAVFDTWGLDPEDPRRNTGRVLNPLESDRPELATTLLPGLLEVLARNVSRGQRDLSLFGIAQVVLPGADTKPVAALPVDRRPTDEQITALLQSLPDQPVHVAAVLTGQREPSGPWGAGRAADATDAFAAARTVAAAAGVELEFRATQYLPWHPGRGAELLVDGVVVGHAGELHPAVLERGGLPPRTSAVEIDLSALPLVENLPAPKVSPFPAVLQDVAVVVDTAVPAAEVQAALRSGGGELLEDIRLFDVFEGEQVGEGRKSLAFALRFRGADRTLTEDEASAARDAAVAAASAAVGAELRS from the coding sequence GTGCGAGTAGCGCAATCCTGGCTGACCGAGATCCTGCAGCGTGCCACCCCGGACTGGGACGTCACCGCCGAGGAACTCGACGCAGGTTTCGTCCGGGTCGGGCTCGAGGTCGAGGAAGTCGACCGGCTCGAGCCCGTCGACGGCCCCCTCGTGGTCGGCAAGGTTCTCGAGATCACCGAGCTCACCGAGTTCAAGAAGCCGATCCGCTTCTGCAAGGTCGATGTGGGTGCGGCCGAGCCACAGGGCATCGTGTGCGGCGCCCGGAACTTCGCCGAAGGCGACCTCGTGGTGGTCGCCCTGCCCGGTGCGGTCCTTCCCGGTGGTTTCGCCATCGCCTCCCGCAAGACGTACGGGCAGGTCTCCGACGGGATGATCTGCTCGGTGGCCGAACTGGGCATCGGCAAGGACCACTCGGGCATCCTCGTCCTCGAGCCGGGTACCGCGCTTCCGGGCGCGGACGCCAACGAGTTGATGGGTCTCCACGACACGGTCATCGAACTCAACATCACCCCGGACCGCGGCTACTGCTTCTCCGTCCGCGGGCTCACCCGTGAACTGGCGTGCGGGTTCGACCTGGACTTCGCCGACCCCGCGGCGGTGGCGCCGTCTCGTTCGGACGGGGACGCCTGGCCGATCCGCGTCGAACCCGAGTCGAAGGCAACGCGTTTCGCCGCCCGCCGGGTGACGGGTATCGATCCGAATGCGGTCAGCCCGTGGTGGCTGCAGCGCCGGTTGCTGCTGTCGGGTGTCCGCCCGATCTCGCCGGCCGTCGACGTCACCAACTACGTTCTGCTCGAACTGGGCCAGCCGCTGCACGCGTTCGACGCCGCGAAGATCAGCGGCGAACTCGTCGTGCGCCGCGCGGTGGCGGGGGAGAAGCTGACGACTCTCGACGAGACCGAGCGCGTCCTCGACCCCGAGGACGTCGTGATCGCCGACGATTCGGGAGTCCTGTCATTGGCAGGCATCATGGGTGGCGCATCCACCGAGGTCGGACCGGGAACCACCGACATCCTGCTCGAGGCGGCCACGTGGGATCCGCTCGCGGTGTTCAAGACCGCGCGCAGGCACAAGCTGACGAGCGAGGCAGGCAAGCGTTTCGAACGCGTCGTCGATCCCGAGATCCCCGTCGCGGCACTGGACCGGGCGGCCGCGCTGCTCGTCGACATCGCCGGCGGACGGGTCGAGTCGGCGCTCACCGACATCGGTGCGGTCACCCCGCACCAGCCCATCCACATGGACATCGACCTCCCCGACCGCGTGGCGGGCGTCGAGTACCCCACCGGAACCTCGGCGCGCCGCCTGACGCAGATCGGCTGCACCGTCGAGGTCGGGGTCAGCGACAGCGGGCACGGCCAGCTCGTCGCGGCCCCGCCGTCGTGGCGCCCCGACCTGGTGCAGCCCGCCGACCTGGTGGAGGAAGTGCTGCGCCTCGAGGGTCTCGAAAAGATTCCGTCGGTGCTGCCCGCGGCCCCCGCGGGTCGTGGGTTGACGCCGACGCAGCGCCGCAAGCGGGCCGTCGGCCGCGCCCTGGCGTTCTCGGGGTACGTCGAGATCCTTCCCCCCGTCTTCCTGCCCACCGCCGTCTTCGACACGTGGGGGCTGGATCCGGAGGATCCCCGCAGGAACACCGGCCGGGTGCTCAATCCGCTCGAATCGGATCGGCCCGAACTGGCCACCACGTTGCTTCCCGGACTGCTCGAGGTCCTCGCCCGCAACGTGTCCCGCGGCCAGCGCGACCTGTCGCTCTTCGGCATCGCGCAGGTCGTGCTGCCCGGCGCGGACACGAAGCCGGTCGCGGCGCTCCCGGTGGACCGGCGTCCGACCGACGAACAGATCACGGCGTTGCTGCAGTCGCTGCCGGATCAGCCCGTGCACGTGGCGGCGGTGCTCACCGGACAGCGTGAGCCGAGTGGTCCGTGGGGCGCGGGACGCGCAGCCGACGCCACCGACGCGTTCGCCGCAGCCCGGACGGTGGCCGCCGCGGCCGGTGTCGAGCTGGAGTTCCGCGCGACGCAGTACCTGCCGTGGCATCCGGGCCGCGGCGCGGAGCTTCTCGTGGACGGCGTCGTCGTCGGGCACGCGGGTGAGTTGCACCCCGCAGTGCTCGAGCGCGGCGGGCTCCCCCCGCGGACGAGTGCGGTGGAGATCGATCTGAGTGCCCTGCCGCTTGTGGAGAATCTGCCCGCGCCGAAGGTCTCGCCCTTCCCCGCGGTCCTTCAGGACGTGGCGGTCGTCGTCGACACGGCGGTTCCCGCCGCCGAGGTCCAGGCCGCCCTGCGGTCGGGTGGCGGGGAACTCCTCGAGGACATCCGGTTGTTCGACGTGTTCGAGGGCGAGCAGGTCGGGGAGGGCCGGAAGTCGCTGGCGTTCGCGCTGCGATTCCGGGGCGCCGACCGCACGCTGACCGAGGACGAGGCGAGCGCCGCCCGCGACGCTGCGGTCGCCGCGGCGTCCGCAGCGGTGGGTGCCGAACTGCGCAGCTGA
- the argC gene encoding N-acetyl-gamma-glutamyl-phosphate reductase gives MTEHAGKPIRIAVAGASGYAGGEVLRLLLGHPSYADGSLVIGALTAGGNAGSTLGSHHPHLLPLADRVLEDTTVDTLSGHDVVFLGLPHGNSAQYAKDLPESTVIIDCGADFRLTNAEDWERYYKSPHAGSWPYGLPELPGAREKLAGATRIAVPGCFPTVSSLAMAPAVAAGIVEPRVTIVAVTGASGAGRAPKADLLGSEVMGSVRAYGVGGVHRHTPEIIQNLSELAGERVTVSFTPVLAPMPRGILATCTAVTTATEDEVRAIYEKAYADEPFVHVLPQGVLPQTGAVVGSNAVQLAVTVDADAGQIVVVAVIDNLAKGTAGGAVQSMNLALGLPETAGLSTVGVAP, from the coding sequence ATGACTGAGCACGCGGGAAAACCGATCAGGATTGCCGTCGCCGGCGCGAGCGGATACGCCGGTGGCGAAGTGCTGCGTCTGCTGCTGGGGCACCCGTCGTACGCGGACGGTTCGCTCGTCATCGGCGCGCTCACCGCCGGCGGCAACGCCGGCTCGACCCTGGGTTCGCACCATCCGCATCTGCTTCCCCTCGCCGACCGAGTGCTGGAAGACACCACCGTCGACACGCTCTCCGGTCACGACGTGGTGTTCCTCGGTCTGCCGCACGGCAATTCGGCGCAGTACGCGAAGGACCTGCCCGAGTCCACCGTCATCATCGACTGCGGCGCCGACTTCCGGCTCACGAACGCCGAGGACTGGGAGCGGTACTACAAGAGCCCGCACGCGGGCAGCTGGCCGTACGGACTTCCGGAACTCCCCGGTGCCCGCGAGAAGCTGGCGGGCGCCACCCGCATCGCCGTCCCCGGGTGCTTCCCGACGGTGTCGAGCCTGGCGATGGCGCCCGCGGTCGCGGCGGGCATCGTCGAACCGCGGGTCACGATCGTCGCGGTCACCGGCGCGTCCGGCGCGGGACGTGCCCCCAAGGCCGATCTGCTCGGCTCCGAGGTGATGGGTTCGGTCCGCGCGTACGGCGTCGGCGGCGTGCACCGCCACACCCCGGAGATCATCCAGAACCTCTCCGAACTCGCCGGTGAGCGCGTCACCGTGTCGTTCACCCCCGTGCTCGCGCCCATGCCGCGTGGCATCCTCGCCACCTGCACCGCGGTCACCACGGCGACCGAGGACGAGGTACGCGCGATCTACGAAAAGGCATACGCCGACGAGCCGTTCGTGCACGTGCTGCCCCAGGGTGTGCTGCCGCAGACCGGGGCGGTCGTCGGATCGAACGCGGTCCAGCTCGCGGTGACGGTCGACGCCGACGCCGGCCAGATCGTCGTGGTCGCGGTGATCGACAACCTTGCGAAGGGCACCGCCGGGGGAGCGGTGCAATCGATGAATCTTGCGCTTGGACTACCCGAGACCGCCGGTCTCTCGACAGTGGGAGTTGCCCCGTGA
- the argJ gene encoding bifunctional glutamate N-acetyltransferase/amino-acid acetyltransferase ArgJ: MSSDSTIDPHPTREIAGGTLVRSQGVSGPAGFRASGIKAGIKASGNADLALVLNEGPELAAAGVFTANKVKAAPVLWSQQVLTTGRLRAVVLNSGGANACTGAGGFQDAHKTAEEVASALSNWGTETGAVEVAVCSTGLIGDRLPMDKVLTGVTEAVHELAGGISGGTDAAYAIMTTDTVPKQAALHHAGKWNVGGMAKGAGMLAPALATMLCVVTTDAVATAAQLDAALRAATRVTFDRLDVDGATSTNDTVLLLASGASNVTPTQDELNAAVTAVCDDLADQMMADAEGVTKRVRVTVGGAVSEHDALIGARTVARDSLVKTALFGSDPNWGRVLAAIGIAPIELDPDKISVSFNGAPVCIDGVGAPGARDVDLSDIDIALDIDLGLGEHAVTIRTTDLSHAYVEENSAYSS, translated from the coding sequence GTGAGCAGTGACAGCACGATCGATCCGCACCCGACCCGGGAAATCGCCGGCGGCACCCTGGTCCGCAGCCAGGGAGTGTCGGGGCCCGCGGGTTTCCGCGCGTCCGGGATCAAGGCGGGTATCAAGGCGAGCGGCAACGCCGACCTGGCCCTCGTGCTCAACGAGGGGCCGGAACTCGCGGCGGCGGGCGTCTTCACCGCGAACAAGGTGAAGGCCGCCCCGGTGCTGTGGTCACAGCAGGTGCTCACCACGGGCAGGCTGCGCGCCGTCGTGCTCAATTCGGGTGGTGCCAACGCGTGCACGGGTGCGGGCGGATTCCAGGACGCGCACAAGACGGCCGAGGAAGTGGCGTCGGCGCTGAGCAACTGGGGCACCGAGACCGGTGCCGTCGAGGTCGCCGTGTGTTCCACCGGTCTGATCGGCGACCGCCTGCCCATGGACAAGGTCCTGACCGGCGTCACGGAGGCCGTACACGAACTCGCAGGCGGAATCTCGGGCGGCACCGACGCCGCGTACGCGATCATGACCACCGACACGGTGCCGAAGCAGGCCGCCCTGCACCATGCGGGCAAGTGGAACGTGGGCGGGATGGCAAAGGGCGCCGGCATGCTGGCGCCCGCGCTGGCGACGATGCTGTGCGTGGTCACGACCGACGCCGTCGCGACCGCGGCCCAACTCGACGCGGCGCTGCGGGCGGCCACCCGGGTGACGTTCGACCGACTGGACGTCGACGGCGCCACCTCGACCAACGACACCGTGCTGCTGCTCGCGTCCGGCGCGAGCAACGTGACACCCACCCAGGACGAACTGAACGCGGCCGTGACAGCCGTCTGTGACGACCTGGCCGATCAGATGATGGCCGACGCGGAAGGCGTCACCAAGCGGGTGCGGGTCACCGTCGGCGGCGCGGTCAGCGAGCACGACGCGCTGATCGGGGCCCGGACGGTGGCGCGGGACAGTCTCGTCAAGACGGCGCTGTTCGGTTCCGACCCCAACTGGGGCCGGGTCCTCGCCGCGATCGGCATCGCGCCGATCGAACTGGACCCCGACAAGATCTCGGTGTCGTTCAACGGCGCCCCCGTCTGCATCGACGGCGTCGGCGCCCCGGGTGCGCGGGACGTGGACCTGAGCGACATCGACATCGCCCTCGACATCGATCTGGGTCTGGGCGAGCACGCGGTGACCATCCGGACCACCGACCTCTCGCACGCCTATGTCGAAGAGAACTCGGCGTATTCGTCATGA
- the argB gene encoding acetylglutamate kinase encodes MTAASEALTGITDYQKAHVLAEALPWLQQFRDKVVVVKYGGNAMVDDALKTAFAADMAFLRTVGIQPVVVHGGGPQINAMLGKLGMTGEFKGGFRVTTPEVMDVVRMVLFGQVGRELVGLINAHGPYAVGISGEDAHLFTATKRTVMVEGTPTDIGLVGDVTTVNPDAVLDLIRAGRIPVVSTIAPDSDGVVHNINADTAAAALAEAIGAEKLVVLTDVEGLYTNWPDRDSLATEIDVDALAQLLPSLDAGMVPKMEACLRAVRGGVPTAHVIDGRLAHSVLLELFTGEGIGTMVTPAPTSPTEGVAS; translated from the coding sequence ATGACAGCGGCCAGCGAAGCGCTCACCGGCATCACCGATTACCAGAAGGCACACGTCCTGGCGGAGGCGCTGCCGTGGCTGCAGCAGTTCCGCGACAAGGTCGTCGTCGTGAAGTACGGCGGCAACGCCATGGTCGACGACGCACTGAAGACGGCGTTCGCAGCCGACATGGCCTTCCTGCGGACGGTCGGAATTCAGCCGGTCGTCGTGCACGGCGGCGGCCCCCAGATCAATGCCATGCTCGGAAAGCTCGGCATGACAGGGGAATTCAAGGGCGGATTCCGCGTCACCACCCCCGAGGTGATGGACGTCGTCCGGATGGTGCTGTTCGGTCAGGTCGGCCGTGAACTGGTCGGGCTGATCAACGCCCACGGCCCGTACGCTGTCGGGATCTCCGGCGAGGACGCACACCTGTTCACCGCCACCAAGCGCACCGTGATGGTCGAGGGCACGCCGACGGACATCGGACTCGTCGGCGACGTCACGACCGTGAATCCGGACGCCGTTCTCGACCTCATCCGCGCGGGCCGCATTCCCGTGGTGTCCACCATCGCCCCCGACTCGGACGGTGTGGTGCACAACATCAACGCGGACACCGCCGCCGCTGCGCTCGCCGAGGCCATCGGCGCCGAGAAACTCGTGGTCCTCACGGATGTCGAAGGGCTGTACACGAACTGGCCGGACCGCGATTCGCTGGCCACCGAGATCGACGTGGACGCGCTCGCACAACTGCTGCCGAGTCTCGACGCCGGCATGGTGCCCAAGATGGAGGCCTGCCTGCGCGCGGTCCGCGGCGGGGTACCCACCGCGCACGTCATCGACGGCCGCCTCGCGCATTCCGTTCTGCTCGAACTGTTCACCGGCGAGGGCATCGGCACGATGGTCACGCCCGCCCCGACTTCACCTACCGAGGGAGTTGCCTCATGA
- a CDS encoding acetylornithine transaminase: MTGTPELQQRWSGALMNTYGVPRVALTRGQGAVLTDADGKEYVDFLAGIAVNILGHAHPAIIEAVTAQLSTLGHVSNLYASEPAIELAEKLLSHLGAPGRVFFCNSGTEANEAAFKLARATGRSKIIAAENSFHGRTMGALALTGQAAKRTPFEPMPPGVEHVPYGDLDALDRAVDADTAAVFLEPMMGEGGVVVPPEGYLAGARQITADRGALLVLDEVQTGIGRTGWFYAHQAVGIVPDVMTLAKGLGGGMPIGACIATGATADLFGPGKHGTTFGGNPVCAAAALAVLRTIAEDDLISRADTLGKSLSAGIEGLGHPLIDHVRGAGLLLGIVLTQDVAPAVENSAREAGYLINAAQPGVVRLAPPLVLTDEQAEGFVAALPAILDNAQSAAQPGKQ, encoded by the coding sequence ATGACCGGAACCCCGGAACTCCAGCAGCGCTGGTCCGGCGCCCTGATGAACACCTACGGCGTCCCCCGGGTGGCTCTCACGCGCGGTCAGGGTGCGGTGCTCACCGACGCCGACGGCAAGGAGTACGTCGACTTCCTCGCCGGCATCGCCGTCAACATTCTCGGGCACGCGCACCCGGCGATCATCGAGGCCGTCACGGCGCAGTTGTCGACCCTCGGGCACGTGTCGAACCTGTACGCCAGCGAACCGGCGATCGAACTGGCCGAGAAGTTGCTGTCCCATCTGGGTGCTCCCGGACGTGTCTTCTTCTGCAATTCCGGCACCGAGGCCAACGAGGCGGCGTTCAAGCTCGCGCGGGCCACCGGACGATCGAAGATCATCGCGGCGGAGAACTCGTTCCACGGCCGCACGATGGGCGCCCTCGCGCTGACCGGGCAGGCCGCCAAGCGGACGCCGTTCGAGCCGATGCCCCCGGGTGTCGAGCACGTGCCGTACGGCGACCTCGACGCACTCGATCGCGCCGTCGACGCCGACACCGCAGCGGTCTTCCTGGAGCCGATGATGGGCGAGGGCGGAGTCGTCGTTCCGCCGGAGGGATACCTCGCCGGCGCACGGCAGATCACCGCCGATCGCGGCGCCCTGCTCGTACTCGACGAAGTGCAGACCGGCATCGGCCGCACCGGCTGGTTCTACGCCCACCAGGCGGTCGGCATCGTGCCCGACGTCATGACTCTCGCGAAGGGTCTCGGTGGCGGGATGCCGATCGGCGCGTGCATCGCCACCGGAGCGACCGCGGACCTGTTCGGGCCCGGCAAGCACGGCACGACGTTCGGCGGGAACCCCGTCTGCGCGGCGGCGGCGCTCGCCGTGCTGCGGACCATCGCCGAGGACGACCTCATCTCCCGCGCCGACACGCTCGGCAAGTCGCTGTCGGCAGGCATCGAAGGTCTCGGCCACCCGCTGATCGACCACGTCCGCGGCGCCGGACTGCTGCTCGGAATCGTCCTCACCCAGGACGTGGCCCCCGCGGTGGAGAACTCCGCCCGCGAGGCCGGGTACCTGATCAACGCCGCGCAGCCGGGCGTCGTCCGGCTCGCTCCGCCCCTCGTCCTCACGGACGAACAGGCCGAGGGTTTCGTCGCGGCGCTGCCCGCGATCCTCGACAACGCGCAATCGGCCGCTCAGCCGGGAAAGCAGTGA